From a region of the Corallococcus coralloides DSM 2259 genome:
- a CDS encoding PepSY-associated TM helix domain-containing protein, whose protein sequence is MKLSPRTFRIQFDLHAWAGVIASLFLFVIFFCGVFAMFREELEVWQEPALHVAPPSESPPSFDLMLERVREQGPLPRGSHVGMLTHEDTRFITAYLFEPTGMRVLWLDPITGTALPERSRLASELYWMHFFYRVPWGMEFSGLVSVALLVALVSGLWIHLKDLRAQWWRFRPTVKPRFSASDAHKVLGVFGLPFTAMLAWTGAVLCLAGLAAQGFGSTVYRGQADRVTKLRGYSVPVRESAGKDAPMLSLDTVVERARASVPGAEGTPRYVELHDYGDARGWAGVYFQLAPLGPDHFAHVDSVSGETFGSSVESRTPNFTFERLLFDLHAGRFAEALMKPLYALLSLAMCAVLVTGNLIWLERRDPLRTRRGNRVLERLTVGVSAGLAFGTAVYCVANRVLPWAMARRADWEFGLFLGAWALGVVIALVPRGASRRVGSVLSAAAAVLFGAVVVGDVVTQDANLFTALSRGLPPVFMAEAFLAAMALGCGGLAWGLRRRKTAEPVSGGATPEGPLVKA, encoded by the coding sequence ATGAAGCTGTCGCCCCGGACGTTCCGCATCCAGTTCGACCTGCACGCGTGGGCGGGCGTCATCGCCAGCCTGTTCCTGTTCGTCATCTTCTTCTGTGGCGTCTTCGCGATGTTCCGCGAGGAGCTGGAGGTGTGGCAGGAGCCCGCGCTCCACGTCGCGCCGCCCTCGGAGTCACCGCCGTCGTTCGACCTGATGCTCGAGCGGGTGCGGGAGCAGGGGCCGCTGCCGCGTGGCTCTCATGTGGGAATGCTCACGCACGAGGATACGCGGTTCATCACCGCGTATCTCTTCGAGCCCACGGGGATGCGAGTGTTGTGGCTGGACCCCATCACCGGCACCGCGTTGCCGGAGCGCAGCCGGCTGGCGAGCGAGCTGTACTGGATGCACTTCTTCTACCGGGTGCCCTGGGGGATGGAGTTCTCGGGGCTGGTATCGGTGGCGCTGCTGGTGGCGCTGGTCAGCGGCCTGTGGATCCACCTGAAGGACCTGCGCGCGCAGTGGTGGCGCTTCCGGCCCACGGTGAAGCCGCGCTTCTCCGCGTCGGACGCGCACAAGGTGCTGGGCGTCTTCGGGCTGCCGTTCACCGCGATGCTGGCGTGGACGGGGGCGGTGCTGTGCCTGGCGGGGCTTGCGGCCCAGGGCTTCGGGAGCACGGTGTACCGGGGGCAGGCGGACCGGGTGACGAAGCTGCGCGGCTACAGCGTGCCCGTGCGGGAGTCTGCGGGGAAGGACGCGCCCATGTTGTCGCTGGACACGGTGGTGGAGCGGGCGCGCGCGTCGGTGCCGGGCGCGGAGGGCACGCCCCGCTACGTGGAGCTTCACGACTACGGCGATGCGCGCGGCTGGGCGGGTGTGTACTTCCAGTTGGCCCCGCTGGGGCCGGACCACTTCGCGCACGTGGACAGCGTGAGCGGGGAGACGTTCGGGTCGAGCGTGGAATCCCGCACGCCGAACTTCACCTTCGAGCGGCTGCTCTTCGACCTGCACGCGGGCCGGTTCGCGGAGGCGCTGATGAAGCCGCTCTACGCGCTGCTCTCGCTGGCGATGTGCGCGGTGCTCGTCACGGGAAACCTCATCTGGCTGGAGCGCCGGGACCCGCTGCGCACGCGGAGGGGCAACCGCGTGCTGGAGCGGCTGACGGTGGGCGTGTCCGCGGGGCTCGCGTTCGGCACGGCGGTGTACTGCGTCGCGAACCGGGTGTTGCCGTGGGCGATGGCGCGGCGGGCGGACTGGGAGTTCGGCCTGTTCCTGGGCGCGTGGGCGCTCGGAGTCGTTATCGCGCTCGTGCCGCGAGGGGCGTCACGCCGGGTGGGCAGCGTCCTGTCCGCGGCCGCCGCGGTGCTGTTCGGCGCGGTGGTGGTGGGCGACGTCGTGACGCAGGACGCGAACCTGTTCACGGCGCTGTCGCGCGGTCTGCCCCCGGTGTTCATGGCGGAGGCGTTCCTGGCCGCGATGGCGCTGGGTTGCGGTGGGCTCGCGTGGGGCCTGCGCAGGCGGAAGACAGCGGAGCCCGTGTCCGGTGGTGCCACGCCTGAAGGGCCCCTCGTCAAAGCGTGA
- a CDS encoding oxidoreductase: MSATPETSRIWLITGSSRGLGRSFAEAVLAAGHRLVATARKPEQLASLVERYGERVRAVALDVTNPEQARAAVRTAVEAFGRLDVVVNNAGYGSLAPIEQVTDEDFRSQLDTNLFGVLNVTRAALPVLREQRSGHIIQVSSVGGRLSTPGLGAYQAAKWAVGGLSEVLARETAPFGVKVTVLEPGGFRTDWAGASMTIPDFRPEYAPTVGVVAQHMRSRTGKEPGDPDRAAQVLLQVAEMASPPLHLVLGSDAFELSQQKLDALKAEDQKWKDLSVSTDFPEARAPAPRL; the protein is encoded by the coding sequence ATGAGTGCGACCCCTGAGACGTCCCGTATCTGGCTCATCACCGGCTCTTCCCGAGGCCTGGGACGCAGCTTCGCGGAGGCCGTGCTGGCGGCCGGGCACCGGCTGGTGGCCACGGCGCGCAAGCCGGAGCAGCTGGCTTCCCTGGTGGAGCGTTACGGGGAGCGGGTCCGCGCGGTGGCGCTGGACGTGACGAACCCCGAGCAGGCGAGGGCCGCGGTGCGGACCGCGGTGGAGGCGTTCGGCCGACTGGACGTGGTGGTGAACAACGCGGGCTACGGCAGCCTCGCGCCCATCGAGCAGGTGACGGACGAGGACTTCCGCTCGCAGCTCGACACAAACCTCTTCGGGGTCCTGAACGTCACCAGGGCCGCGCTGCCGGTGCTCCGCGAGCAGCGCTCCGGGCACATCATCCAGGTGTCGTCCGTGGGAGGCCGCCTGTCCACGCCGGGGCTGGGCGCGTATCAGGCCGCGAAGTGGGCGGTGGGGGGCTTGTCGGAGGTGTTGGCCAGGGAGACCGCGCCCTTCGGCGTGAAGGTGACGGTGCTGGAGCCGGGCGGCTTCCGCACGGACTGGGCGGGCGCGTCCATGACCATTCCGGACTTCCGGCCGGAGTACGCGCCCACGGTGGGCGTGGTCGCGCAGCACATGCGTTCGCGGACGGGCAAGGAGCCGGGAGACCCGGACCGCGCGGCGCAGGTGCTGCTCCAGGTGGCAGAGATGGCGTCGCCGCCGCTGCACCTGGTGCTGGGCAGCGACGCGTTCGAGCTGTCCCAGCAGAAGCTGGACGCACTCAAGGCGGAGGACCAGAAGTGGAAGGACCTCTCCGTGTCCACCGACTTCCCGGAGGCCCGCGCTCCGGCCCCGCGCCTCTGA